A genomic window from Sulfurospirillum multivorans DSM 12446 includes:
- the ssb gene encoding single-stranded DNA-binding protein translates to MEFNKVIMLGNLTRDCELRYLPSGGAVCTTGLATNRRFKKQDGSQAEEVCFIDITFFGRTAEIANQYLKRGSKVLVEGRLKLDQWTDQQGAKRSKHSITVETLQMLDGRDGSNNEGNGGQGGNQAPRTSQPRQSQGQQQGNQPEYSGHDIPDLDINDDEIPF, encoded by the coding sequence ATGGAATTCAACAAAGTAATTATGCTTGGAAACCTCACACGTGACTGCGAGCTTCGTTACCTCCCTAGTGGTGGCGCGGTTTGTACCACTGGACTTGCGACCAATCGTCGCTTTAAAAAGCAGGACGGTAGCCAAGCCGAAGAGGTTTGTTTTATCGATATCACTTTCTTTGGGCGAACAGCAGAAATTGCTAATCAATACCTAAAGAGAGGCTCTAAGGTTTTAGTAGAAGGTCGTTTAAAACTCGATCAGTGGACCGATCAACAAGGTGCAAAGCGCTCTAAGCACTCTATCACCGTTGAAACACTCCAAATGCTAGATGGTAGGGATGGTTCAAACAATGAAGGTAATGGTGGACAAGGTGGCAATCAAGCGCCAAGAACATCACAACCTCGCCAATCTCAAGGTCAACAACAAGGCAATCAACCTGAGTATTCTGGACATGATATTCCTGATTTGGATATTAATGATGACGAAATTCCTTTTTAG